The segment CGTGGCCGCCGCGGGCCTCGGCCACCCAGTGCGCGCGGGCGATCACGTCGGGGTGCGCGTTCGCGGGCGCGGTCGCGAAGCCGCAGCGCAGCATCACCGGCAGGTCGGGCCAGTCGTCGCCCATGTAGCCGCACGCGTCGGCGGTGAGGCCGAGCGATGCGATGAGGTCGGCGAACACCGTGAGCTTGTTCTCGACGCCCTGGAACAGGTGCGCGATCTTCATTTCCTTCGCACGCGCCGCGACGATCTCCGAGCGGCGGCCCGTGATGATCGCGGTCGCGATGCCGGCTTCGCCGAGCAGCTTCACGCCGTGGCCGTCGAGCGAATTGAACGACTTCATCGCGTCGCCGGCCGCGGTAAACAGCAGGCCGCCGTCGGTCAGTACGCCGTCGACGTCGAAAATCATCAGCTTCACGCGGCTCGCGCGTTCGGCCGCAGTCAGCGCTGCGCTCATCAGATCACCTTCTTCGAAAACAGGTCGTGCATGTTCAGCGCGCCGATCAGCGCGCCGTCGGCATCGACCACCAGCATCTGGTTGATCCGGTGGCGCTCCATCAGTTCCACGGCCTCGACCGCCAGGTGATCCGGCGCGATCGTGCGCGGGTCGCGCGTCATCACGTCGGTGATCGGCAGCGTGCGGAAGTCGCCGCCGAGCGCGAGCACGCGGCGCAGGTCGCCGTCGGTGAAGATGCCCGCGACCTTGCCGTCGGCGTCGACCACGGCGGTCATGCCCAGGCGCTTCGCGGTGATCTGGAACAGTGCGTCCGACAGCGTCGCGTCGAGCCCGACGGACGGGACATCGTCGCCCGAGCGCATCACGTCGCGCACATAAGTGAGCAGGCGCCGGCCGAGCGCGCCGCCCG is part of the Burkholderia pyrrocinia genome and harbors:
- a CDS encoding KdsC family phosphatase, which produces MSAALTAAERASRVKLMIFDVDGVLTDGGLLFTAAGDAMKSFNSLDGHGVKLLGEAGIATAIITGRRSEIVAARAKEMKIAHLFQGVENKLTVFADLIASLGLTADACGYMGDDWPDLPVMLRCGFATAPANAHPDVIARAHWVAEARGGHGAVREVCDAILRAQRRYDALLAAACGA